One part of the Mariniflexile litorale genome encodes these proteins:
- a CDS encoding bifunctional UDP-3-O-[3-hydroxymyristoyl] N-acetylglucosamine deacetylase/3-hydroxyacyl-ACP dehydratase, translating to MGIVTTEIKQKTIKKEVSLTGVGLHTGKNVTLTFKPAAANTGLVFKRIDLEGMPVIEADANFVTSTQRGTCLEKNGVSIQTSEHVLAALVGLDVDNAIIELNASEPPIMDGSSKFFVEALEKAEVVELDVFREEYVITDIISYTDEESGSEILVMPSKEYQITTMVDFGTKVLGTQNATLNQISDFKNEISDARTFSFLHEIEMLLQNGLIKGGDLNNAIVYVDKPLSTDTMEKLKVAFKKDTVKVKSNGILDNLTLHYPNEAARHKLLDVLGDLALIGTRIRGKVIANKPGHYVNTQFAKKLSKLIKNDRRNNVPNIDLNQTPLMDVNQIMAMLPHRQPFLLIDKVFELSDSHVIALKNVTMNESFFAGHFPGAPVMPGVLIVEAMAQTGGVLVLNTVPDPENYLTFFMKMDNVKFKQKVVPGDTLIFKCSLITPIRRGICHMQGYAYANGKLCAEAELMAQISKVK from the coding sequence ATGGGAATAGTAACTACTGAAATAAAACAAAAAACCATAAAGAAAGAGGTTTCTTTAACAGGTGTTGGTTTACACACAGGAAAAAACGTAACATTAACTTTTAAACCAGCAGCGGCTAACACAGGATTGGTTTTTAAGCGTATTGATTTAGAGGGGATGCCTGTTATTGAGGCTGATGCTAATTTTGTAACAAGTACACAACGAGGCACCTGCTTAGAGAAAAACGGCGTGAGCATACAGACATCAGAGCATGTATTGGCGGCTTTGGTTGGTTTAGACGTAGACAATGCTATTATAGAACTTAATGCTTCAGAACCTCCAATCATGGATGGGTCTTCTAAATTTTTTGTGGAAGCTTTAGAAAAAGCAGAGGTTGTAGAACTGGATGTTTTTAGAGAAGAGTATGTGATAACTGATATTATTTCATATACCGATGAAGAATCGGGTAGTGAAATACTCGTAATGCCTTCAAAAGAATACCAAATAACTACCATGGTAGATTTTGGTACTAAAGTGTTAGGAACTCAAAATGCCACATTAAACCAAATTTCAGATTTTAAAAATGAAATTTCAGATGCGCGAACCTTTAGTTTTTTGCATGAAATTGAAATGCTCCTTCAAAATGGATTAATAAAAGGAGGTGATTTAAATAATGCGATTGTTTATGTTGACAAACCATTGTCTACTGACACGATGGAAAAACTTAAAGTTGCATTTAAAAAGGATACTGTTAAAGTAAAATCAAATGGTATTTTAGACAATTTAACATTACATTACCCAAATGAAGCTGCAAGACATAAATTATTAGATGTTTTAGGAGACTTAGCACTTATTGGAACCCGAATTAGAGGTAAAGTAATAGCTAATAAGCCAGGGCATTATGTGAATACACAATTTGCAAAAAAACTTTCAAAACTTATAAAAAACGACCGTCGTAATAATGTGCCTAATATCGATTTGAATCAAACGCCTTTAATGGATGTGAACCAAATCATGGCCATGTTGCCTCACAGACAACCTTTTTTATTAATCGATAAAGTTTTTGAACTTTCCGATAGCCATGTTATTGCATTGAAAAATGTGACTATGAACGAGTCTTTCTTTGCGGGACACTTTCCTGGAGCACCAGTAATGCCAGGAGTTTTAATTGTAGAAGCTATGGCTCAAACGGGGGGTGTTTTAGTTTTAAACACGGTTCCAGACCCTGAAAATTATTTAACCTTTTTCATGAAAATGGACAATGTTAAGTTTAAACAAAAAGTAGTGCCAGGCGATACTTTAATATTTAAATGTTCGTTAATTACACCAATTCGTCGTGGTATTTGCCATATGCAAGGGTATGCATATGCAAACGGTAAACTTTGTGCAGAAGCAGAGCTTATGGCTCAAATATCAAAAGTTAAATAA
- the lpxD gene encoding UDP-3-O-(3-hydroxymyristoyl)glucosamine N-acyltransferase: MKFTAQQIAGILEGDVVGNPLAEVSKLSKIEEGFEGSLTFLANPKYTPHIYSTKASITIVNKTFIPENVLNTTLIKVDDAYLAFSKILEYYNATKLNKVGIEQPSFVSESAKYGEAVYIGAFSYISEHAKIGNNVKIFPNTYIGENVVIGDNTIIFSGAKIYSETIIGHTCVVNSGVIIGADGFGFAPNENGGYNKIPQTGNVIIEDYVDIGAATTIDRATIGSTIIREGAKLDNHIQIAHNVEIGKNTVIAAQTGVAGSTKIGDNCQIGGQVGIAGHITIGNNVKIQAQSGIARNVKDNEVLQGSPALSLTDYNKSYVHFKNLPKIVRNINDLEKNKWE; this comes from the coding sequence GTGAAATTTACAGCACAACAAATAGCAGGGATTTTAGAAGGTGATGTGGTGGGAAATCCCCTTGCTGAAGTATCAAAACTATCAAAAATTGAAGAAGGTTTTGAAGGCTCTTTAACGTTTTTGGCAAATCCAAAATATACCCCACATATATATAGCACCAAAGCTTCCATTACTATTGTAAACAAAACTTTTATTCCTGAAAACGTCCTTAATACCACCTTAATTAAGGTTGATGACGCTTATTTAGCTTTTTCTAAAATTCTTGAATATTACAACGCGACTAAACTTAATAAAGTTGGAATTGAACAACCTTCTTTTGTTTCTGAATCTGCAAAATATGGAGAAGCTGTATATATTGGTGCGTTTTCATACATTAGTGAACATGCTAAAATAGGAAATAATGTTAAAATATTTCCGAACACATATATAGGAGAGAATGTCGTTATTGGCGATAATACTATTATTTTTTCTGGAGCAAAAATTTATTCGGAAACTATTATAGGCCATACCTGTGTTGTAAATTCGGGGGTTATTATTGGTGCCGATGGCTTTGGTTTTGCACCAAACGAAAATGGAGGCTATAATAAAATCCCACAAACAGGAAATGTTATTATTGAAGATTATGTAGATATTGGTGCAGCTACAACTATAGATAGAGCTACTATAGGTTCCACCATCATTCGTGAAGGCGCAAAATTAGACAATCATATTCAAATTGCCCACAATGTTGAAATTGGAAAAAACACAGTCATTGCAGCTCAAACAGGTGTTGCTGGCTCTACAAAAATAGGGGATAACTGCCAAATTGGAGGTCAAGTAGGCATTGCAGGCCATATTACTATTGGTAATAATGTAAAAATTCAAGCACAATCGGGTATTGCAAGAAATGTAAAAGATAATGAAGTGCTTCAAGGTTCACCAGCACTTAGTTTAACCGATTATAATAAATCGTATGTTCATTTTAAGAACTTACCTAAGATTGTTAGAAATATTAATGATTTAGAAAAAAATAAATGGGAATAG
- a CDS encoding HD domain-containing protein, with protein sequence MNKLKILNDPIYGFITIPNSLIFDLIQHKYFQRLRRITQMGMSYLVYPGAHHTRFHHAIGCVYLMQKTVNVLRFKGVTISNDEETGLYAAILLHDIGHGPFSHAMEHSIVESVSHEQISLLFMERLNEEFNGSLTLAINIFKGEYPRKFMCQLISGQFDMDRADYLKRDSFYTGVAEGNVNSERLITMLHVVNDELVVEEKGIYSVEKFLIARRFMYWQVYLHKTGLAAEQLLIRVLQRAKELHNNHHKLEASKPLLYFLENKISIEDFNKNILNVFSQLDDFDIISAMKHWQFDSDFVLSNLCEMIINRNLLTVKLKKKPVKEKELQKHIDTWISKYNISENEAKYFVFTGSISNQAYQNNHKGINILHKSGKVEDIVKASDQLNLKALSKPVTKYYICYPKESITN encoded by the coding sequence TTGAACAAACTTAAAATATTAAACGACCCAATTTACGGATTTATTACGATTCCAAACTCTCTTATTTTCGATTTAATACAGCATAAGTATTTTCAGCGTTTGAGAAGAATTACGCAAATGGGGATGTCTTATTTAGTATATCCGGGAGCACATCATACCCGGTTTCATCATGCTATTGGGTGTGTGTATTTAATGCAGAAAACGGTTAATGTACTTCGGTTTAAAGGAGTTACAATTTCGAATGACGAAGAAACAGGGCTATATGCTGCTATTTTATTGCACGACATTGGTCATGGTCCTTTTTCGCATGCCATGGAACATAGTATTGTGGAAAGCGTCTCTCATGAGCAGATTTCTTTGCTTTTTATGGAGCGTTTAAATGAAGAATTTAACGGAAGTTTAACGCTTGCAATTAATATTTTTAAAGGCGAATACCCCAGAAAGTTTATGTGTCAGCTCATTTCAGGACAATTTGATATGGATAGAGCCGATTATTTAAAACGCGATAGTTTTTATACAGGGGTTGCAGAAGGCAATGTGAATAGTGAACGTTTAATAACCATGCTTCATGTGGTGAACGATGAATTAGTAGTAGAAGAAAAAGGTATTTATAGCGTAGAGAAATTCCTAATTGCAAGACGTTTTATGTATTGGCAAGTGTATTTACATAAAACAGGCTTGGCTGCCGAACAATTATTAATTAGAGTGCTCCAACGTGCCAAAGAGCTACATAATAACCACCACAAATTAGAAGCCAGTAAACCACTGTTGTACTTTTTAGAAAATAAAATTTCAATAGAAGATTTTAATAAAAACATACTGAATGTTTTTTCTCAATTGGATGATTTCGATATTATTTCGGCAATGAAACACTGGCAATTTGATTCCGATTTTGTGTTGAGTAATTTGTGCGAAATGATAATTAATAGAAATTTGCTAACAGTTAAATTAAAAAAGAAACCTGTAAAAGAAAAAGAGTTACAAAAACATATAGACACATGGATCTCGAAATATAACATTTCAGAAAACGAAGCTAAATATTTTGTATTTACAGGAAGTATTTCAAATCAAGCCTACCAAAACAATCATAAAGGAATTAATATATTACACAAATCAGGCAAGGTTGAAGACATCGTTAAAGCATCGGATCAACTTAATTTAAAAGCTTTATCAAAACCCGTAACCAAGTACTATATCTGTTACCCAAAAGAGTCCATAACAAATTAA
- a CDS encoding PglZ domain-containing protein: protein MNIIKILWVDDEIDLLKPHILFLQQRNYIVTTCKSGTEAIEILESENFDIVFLDENMPGLTGLETLNEIKEKQDNLPVVMITKSEEEYIMEEAIGNKIADYLIKPVNPNQILLSLKKNLDHSRLISEKTTSNYQQEFRKISMDLSMVNSYEEWVALYQKLIYWELQLENIEDAGMFEILESQKNEANTHFGKYIEKNYAKWFLHNTEAPIMSHTLFKEKIAPELSKDQPTLLVVVDNLRYDQWKVFEPIINNHYKKEKEEAFYSILPTATQYARNAIFSGLMPSDMEKLFPQFWKNDTDEGGKNLHEEDFLKTQMKRLGLNHYSHEFHKITNLKAGKKLVENFKTLKNNDLNVIVYNFVDMLSHSKTEMEVVKELASNDKAYRSLTLSWFKNSPLLEMIQQAQQLGFKLILTTDHGTINVKNPSKVIGDRDTSLNLRYKTGRSLTYESKDVLVFKDPKEVHLPSINMSSSYIFAKSDLFFAYPNNYNHYVSYFRNTYQHGGVSLEEMIIPFAVFNPK, encoded by the coding sequence ATGAATATAATAAAAATACTTTGGGTAGATGATGAAATTGATTTATTGAAACCACATATATTATTCTTACAACAACGCAACTATATTGTTACTACGTGTAAAAGTGGCACAGAAGCTATAGAAATTCTTGAAAGTGAAAATTTTGACATTGTTTTTTTAGATGAAAATATGCCTGGACTTACGGGGCTTGAAACTTTAAATGAAATAAAGGAGAAACAAGACAATCTTCCTGTTGTTATGATTACAAAAAGTGAAGAAGAATATATTATGGAAGAAGCTATTGGCAATAAAATAGCCGATTACCTTATAAAACCCGTGAATCCCAATCAAATTCTCTTAAGTTTAAAGAAAAATTTAGATCATTCCCGACTTATTTCAGAAAAAACGACCTCAAACTACCAGCAAGAGTTTAGAAAAATATCTATGGATTTGTCTATGGTTAACTCTTATGAAGAATGGGTGGCTTTATATCAAAAACTAATTTATTGGGAACTTCAACTTGAAAACATTGAAGATGCAGGTATGTTTGAAATATTGGAATCTCAGAAAAACGAGGCTAACACCCATTTTGGCAAGTACATAGAAAAAAATTACGCTAAATGGTTTTTGCATAATACCGAAGCTCCCATCATGTCGCATACGCTCTTTAAAGAAAAAATTGCACCCGAGTTGAGTAAAGACCAACCTACCCTATTAGTTGTTGTTGATAATTTAAGATATGACCAATGGAAAGTATTTGAACCTATCATAAATAATCATTACAAAAAAGAAAAAGAAGAAGCCTTTTATAGCATATTACCAACCGCAACCCAATATGCTAGAAATGCTATTTTTTCTGGATTAATGCCAAGCGATATGGAAAAACTTTTTCCTCAATTTTGGAAAAATGATACGGATGAAGGTGGTAAAAATTTACATGAAGAGGATTTTTTAAAAACACAAATGAAACGATTGGGATTAAATCATTACAGCCATGAATTTCATAAAATAACCAATTTAAAAGCAGGTAAAAAATTAGTAGAAAACTTCAAAACTTTAAAAAACAACGACCTCAATGTTATTGTCTATAATTTTGTAGATATGCTTTCGCATTCCAAAACCGAAATGGAAGTTGTTAAAGAATTAGCGTCCAATGATAAAGCATACCGATCATTAACCTTAAGCTGGTTTAAAAATTCCCCGCTTTTAGAAATGATACAACAGGCCCAACAATTAGGTTTTAAACTTATATTAACCACAGATCATGGCACCATAAATGTAAAAAACCCTTCAAAAGTTATAGGAGATAGAGATACCAGTTTAAATCTGCGTTATAAAACAGGACGTAGTTTGACTTATGAAAGCAAAGACGTACTGGTTTTTAAAGACCCCAAAGAGGTGCATTTACCTTCAATAAACATGAGCAGTTCTTATATTTTTGCAAAAAGTGACTTATTCTTTGCGTATCCTAACAACTATAATCATTATGTTAGTTATTTTAGAAATACCTATCAACATGGTGGTGTTTCTCTCGAAGAAATGATTATTCCTTTTGCAGTGTTCAATCCAAAATAA
- the tsaE gene encoding tRNA (adenosine(37)-N6)-threonylcarbamoyltransferase complex ATPase subunit type 1 TsaE, with protein sequence MEIEFQLIDIDAVVKKLLKNLKSKTILLYGEMGVGKTTLIKNIVKELGSSDKVSSPTFSIVNEYELKTDKIFHFDLYRVKNLEEAYNFGIEDYLDSNHWVLIEWPEVIKPILDNPFDTITLELTPDNSRMLTLIN encoded by the coding sequence TTGGAAATAGAATTTCAATTAATTGATATAGATGCAGTTGTAAAAAAGCTGTTGAAAAATTTAAAAAGTAAAACCATCTTGCTGTATGGAGAAATGGGCGTTGGTAAAACTACTTTAATTAAAAACATAGTAAAAGAATTAGGTAGCAGCGATAAAGTGAGTAGCCCAACCTTCTCGATTGTTAATGAATATGAATTAAAAACTGATAAAATTTTTCATTTCGATTTATATCGAGTTAAAAATTTAGAAGAAGCGTATAATTTTGGTATTGAAGATTATTTAGATTCCAATCATTGGGTTTTGATAGAATGGCCTGAGGTTATTAAGCCAATATTAGATAATCCTTTTGATACCATAACTTTGGAGTTAACTCCTGATAATAGTAGAATGTTAACCCTAATAAATTAA